A single Paenibacillus kribbensis DNA region contains:
- a CDS encoding glycosyl hydrolase encodes MRFDFIPLYRLIRHALPVVILFSLLPVGFGESLSVANAAALQPVDSDASTQARELYSYLLSISGKKIITGQHDYLESPDELSNKIQKISQSYVGVHGYEMGAISGQSADTEAEQRKNVVDSAIRWNRSGGIVTMTFHEALPGRPLTWANVQAKVSQTEFNKYVTPGTTQYNLLIADLDKVAVSLKQLRDAGVPVLWRPYHEMNGDWFWWGNKNNFNQLWNIMYDRFVNTHQLNNLLWVWSPNAPNSYTFPYTPKYPGDDKVDILAVDIYNNDFKQSHYEELLGLAGNKPIAIGEHGEMPSSEVLQAQPKWVYSMTWGKMLSENNTTDQIQDYMNDSRSLTRDDVENGLAAIQQPGTDVPTIPDGGQSDPFPAPPVVIVPPAPAPPSVSDEVYANGLRGEYFNNMNLDGSAALVRTDSKLDYNWRAAAADAKVNADQFSVRWTGKIRPQYSETYTFTTISDDGIRVWVDDKLIIDSWFKQSWTERKGSITLQAGKMVDLKVEYYDEKGDAMARLMWESQHEAKAVVPGNALFLP; translated from the coding sequence GTGAGATTCGATTTTATTCCTCTGTATCGACTGATACGCCATGCACTCCCCGTAGTTATACTTTTTTCTTTGTTGCCCGTCGGTTTTGGTGAATCTCTGTCCGTGGCGAATGCCGCTGCATTACAGCCTGTTGATTCGGACGCTTCTACTCAGGCCCGTGAACTATACAGCTATTTACTCAGCATCTCGGGGAAAAAAATAATCACCGGTCAGCATGATTATTTGGAAAGTCCAGATGAACTAAGTAACAAGATCCAAAAAATCAGTCAGTCGTATGTGGGTGTGCACGGCTATGAGATGGGAGCCATCTCCGGCCAATCTGCCGATACGGAAGCAGAGCAACGTAAAAATGTCGTCGATAGTGCTATCCGCTGGAACAGATCCGGTGGCATTGTGACGATGACTTTTCATGAAGCACTGCCAGGTAGACCACTGACTTGGGCCAATGTGCAGGCGAAAGTAAGTCAGACGGAGTTCAATAAATACGTGACGCCAGGCACTACGCAATACAACCTCCTCATTGCCGATCTGGATAAGGTCGCTGTATCGTTAAAGCAGCTTCGTGATGCGGGTGTTCCGGTTTTATGGAGACCTTATCACGAAATGAACGGTGACTGGTTCTGGTGGGGAAACAAAAACAATTTCAATCAGCTATGGAATATCATGTATGACCGTTTTGTAAACACACATCAATTGAACAATTTGTTGTGGGTATGGAGCCCGAATGCTCCTAATTCGTACACCTTTCCGTATACCCCTAAATATCCGGGAGATGACAAGGTGGACATCTTGGCTGTAGACATTTACAACAATGATTTTAAACAAAGTCATTATGAAGAACTGCTCGGATTGGCAGGGAATAAGCCGATTGCCATCGGGGAACACGGTGAGATGCCAAGCTCCGAGGTATTACAGGCTCAGCCCAAATGGGTGTATTCCATGACTTGGGGCAAGATGCTCTCGGAGAATAACACAACGGATCAAATTCAGGATTATATGAATGATTCGAGGAGCTTGACGCGAGATGATGTGGAAAATGGATTGGCAGCCATTCAACAACCCGGGACAGATGTACCGACCATACCGGATGGGGGGCAAAGCGATCCTTTCCCGGCTCCGCCAGTAGTGATCGTTCCCCCGGCTCCGGCGCCTCCTTCTGTTTCGGATGAGGTTTATGCGAACGGGCTGCGGGGCGAGTATTTTAACAACATGAATCTGGATGGTAGTGCTGCTTTGGTCCGTACAGATAGCAAGCTGGACTACAACTGGCGTGCTGCTGCAGCTGATGCCAAGGTGAATGCTGATCAGTTCTCGGTTCGCTGGACCGGTAAAATAAGGCCTCAATATAGTGAGACCTATACATTTACAACGATATCCGATGATGGTATCCGCGTATGGGTAGACGACAAGCTGATTATTGATAGCTGGTTCAAACAAAGCTGGACAGAGCGTAAGGGCAGTATCACCTTGCAGGCGGGGAAAATGGTAGATTTAAAAGTTGAATACTATGATGAAAAAGGCGACGCGATGGCACGTCTGATGTGGGAAAGTCAGCATGAAGCGAAAGCGGTTGTTCCCGGTAACGCTTTGTTTCTTCCTTAA
- a CDS encoding sugar phosphate nucleotidyltransferase, which yields MKLVLLSGGSGKRLWPLSNDSRSKQFLKVLESPEGISESMVQRVWRQLGDNQLSESSFIATGRAQVEMIQSQVGQDIRIIVEPERRDTFPAIALTATYLYSIAGVSPNEVVAILPVDPYVEDAFFATVAQLEHTLQESEGKLALIGVVPSYPSEKYGYIIPKNDATQGSTGYREVSHFQEKPDREQAERLIERNALWNCGVFAFKLSYLLDILAAKGLPLNYEEMQKQYASLEKISFDYEVVEKEKDIVVLPYDGFWKDLGTWNTLTEEMSHQQVGRGVVTEDCVNTSLINELDIPVAIIGTNDLIVAASPDGILVTNKAESPRIKEVLKAHDQRPMYEERRWGQYRVVDYVKYDEGNEVLTKRIRVRKGKNISYQLHFKRSEIWTIISGEAEIILNEKLHKVKAGDVVRIPEGTKHSILAVTDVDLIEVQTGSELVEEDIVRFCMNWNEISRHQFIS from the coding sequence ATGAAGCTCGTACTTTTGTCTGGTGGTTCCGGTAAAAGATTATGGCCTTTGTCTAATGATTCCCGTTCCAAACAATTTTTAAAGGTACTGGAGAGCCCGGAGGGGATTTCGGAATCTATGGTGCAGCGGGTATGGAGACAGTTGGGGGACAACCAATTATCTGAGTCCTCGTTCATTGCGACAGGGAGAGCACAGGTCGAAATGATCCAGAGCCAGGTCGGACAGGATATACGTATCATTGTTGAGCCGGAACGTAGAGATACCTTCCCTGCCATTGCGCTGACAGCAACTTATCTATATTCCATTGCTGGTGTTTCGCCTAATGAAGTTGTTGCTATATTGCCTGTAGATCCTTATGTAGAGGATGCTTTCTTTGCTACAGTTGCCCAGTTGGAGCACACACTTCAGGAGAGTGAAGGCAAGCTTGCATTAATTGGAGTCGTTCCTTCCTATCCATCTGAGAAATATGGTTATATTATTCCAAAAAATGATGCCACCCAAGGGAGCACAGGCTACCGTGAAGTGAGCCACTTTCAAGAGAAACCCGACCGTGAGCAGGCGGAGCGTCTAATTGAACGCAATGCTCTATGGAACTGCGGGGTTTTTGCATTCAAATTAAGCTATTTGCTTGATATCTTGGCAGCCAAGGGTTTGCCGCTGAACTATGAAGAAATGCAAAAGCAATACGCATCTCTGGAAAAAATCAGTTTTGACTATGAAGTAGTCGAGAAGGAGAAGGACATTGTGGTTCTTCCGTATGATGGATTCTGGAAGGACTTGGGCACCTGGAATACGCTCACAGAGGAAATGTCCCATCAGCAAGTGGGCAGAGGGGTAGTAACGGAGGATTGCGTCAACACAAGTCTCATTAACGAGCTCGACATTCCTGTGGCGATTATCGGGACAAATGATCTCATTGTTGCCGCCAGCCCGGACGGTATTCTTGTGACCAATAAGGCGGAAAGTCCACGCATTAAGGAAGTGCTTAAGGCTCATGATCAGCGTCCGATGTACGAGGAGCGTCGTTGGGGGCAGTATCGAGTTGTGGATTATGTAAAGTACGATGAAGGCAACGAGGTGCTGACCAAACGAATCCGCGTGCGCAAAGGTAAAAATATCAGCTACCAGTTGCATTTCAAACGCAGTGAAATCTGGACCATTATCAGTGGTGAAGCGGAAATTATTTTGAATGAAAAGCTGCACAAAGTGAAGGCTGGTGATGTCGTGCGTATTCCTGAAGGAACGAAGCATAGCATTTTGGCCGTGACCGATGTGGATTTGATTGAGGTGCAAACGGGGTCTGAGCTGGTCGAGGAGGATATTGTACGTTTTTGCATGAATTGGAATGAAATTTCTCGTCACCAATTTATTTCATAA
- a CDS encoding UDP-glucose dehydrogenase family protein → MKLAVIGTGYVGLVSGVCFAHKGNEVICVDLEQYKIDMLNRAESPIYEPGIEELISLNKEAGRLEFTSNLADAVRRSDIVILAVGTPSLANGEANLSYIEQAAADVGKAMNGYKIIMTKSTVPVGTNEKIKDVVSQHTNYSFDIVSAPEFLREGSAINDTLHPDRVIIGLDNAGLRETMVTLHQVFTDKIYVTDIRSAEMIKYASNAFLATKISFINEIANICEKVGADVTCVADGMGMDKRIGSSFLQAGIGYGGSCFPKDTNALIQIAGNVDYEFKLLKSVVEVNTDQRFMIVSKLRESLGQLHGVPIGIWGLAFKPNTDDIREAPALEIVETLIQAGAIVKLYDPIAMDKFKERVNHPNIVWCSSPQQAAEGSDAVCLLTDWEEFKKVDLVQLSSVLRKPVLIDGRNVFTEDQIQSSGLEYYSVGRPRMSGWNRDKVEA, encoded by the coding sequence ATGAAGCTGGCTGTAATCGGTACTGGATATGTTGGGCTCGTCTCGGGCGTATGTTTTGCACACAAAGGTAATGAGGTGATTTGTGTCGATCTGGAGCAATATAAAATCGACATGCTGAACCGCGCAGAATCTCCGATTTATGAACCTGGTATTGAGGAATTGATCTCGCTGAATAAGGAAGCTGGCCGTTTGGAGTTTACCTCGAATTTGGCCGATGCGGTACGTCGGTCGGATATCGTTATTTTGGCAGTAGGTACACCTTCTCTGGCTAACGGTGAGGCGAATCTGTCTTACATTGAGCAGGCGGCTGCCGATGTCGGGAAAGCGATGAACGGGTACAAGATTATTATGACCAAGAGTACTGTACCTGTCGGAACAAACGAAAAGATCAAAGACGTAGTGTCCCAGCATACGAATTATTCATTCGACATCGTATCTGCTCCGGAATTTCTCAGAGAGGGCTCTGCCATCAACGATACGCTTCACCCGGATCGCGTCATTATTGGTTTGGACAATGCGGGGCTGCGTGAAACGATGGTTACCCTGCATCAGGTGTTCACGGATAAAATCTATGTGACCGATATCCGCAGTGCTGAAATGATCAAATATGCATCCAACGCATTTCTGGCAACCAAAATTTCATTCATTAATGAAATTGCCAATATTTGCGAAAAGGTTGGCGCGGACGTAACCTGCGTGGCTGACGGTATGGGCATGGACAAACGGATTGGTTCCTCTTTCCTGCAAGCAGGCATCGGGTACGGGGGCTCCTGCTTCCCGAAAGATACGAATGCGCTCATCCAAATTGCGGGTAATGTAGACTATGAATTTAAATTGTTAAAATCGGTAGTCGAGGTTAACACCGACCAGCGCTTTATGATCGTATCCAAGCTGCGTGAATCGCTGGGGCAGCTGCATGGCGTGCCGATCGGTATTTGGGGCTTGGCCTTCAAACCGAATACAGACGACATTCGTGAAGCACCGGCGCTGGAAATTGTAGAAACGCTCATTCAGGCAGGCGCTATTGTGAAGCTGTATGACCCGATTGCGATGGATAAATTCAAGGAGCGTGTGAATCACCCGAATATTGTATGGTGCTCCTCCCCGCAACAAGCCGCCGAAGGAAGCGATGCCGTGTGCTTGCTGACAGATTGGGAAGAGTTCAAAAAAGTCGATCTCGTACAGCTGTCTTCCGTTTTGCGCAAGCCTGTTCTGATTGACGGCCGTAATGTATTCACAGAGGATCAGATTCAAAGCTCCGGGCTGGAATACTACTCCGTGGGTCGTCCGCGGATGAGCGGGTGGAATCGGGATAAGGTGGAAGCTTAA
- a CDS encoding glycosyltransferase codes for MKIAIAHDYLIQMGGAERVVEVFHDMYPEAPIFTTVFSDERLSSNLKDADIRATWLQNLPGVKANFKGVLPLYPIAIRDFDFRDFDIVLSSSSAFMKSIQVPKHTFHICYCHTPMRFAWDYDTYMARQSKSNLLKSMLKLYMNRLKTWDAKTSRNVDQFVANSSVVKRRILHYYQREADVIFPPINTSRFERAASIGDYYLIVSRLVSYKRIDLAIEAFKRNGLKLRIVGEGPDRKRLESMASPNIEFLGRLEDQEVNKLMAECRALVFPGEEDFGITPLEANAAGRPVIAFQGGGALDTIVPNVNGVFFRKHEVDDVLEAVARVEQHAWNVDDIITHARKFDENTFKDQLKKYVEQAYVNFLKGG; via the coding sequence ATGAAAATAGCGATAGCACATGATTACTTAATCCAAATGGGCGGGGCAGAAAGGGTGGTAGAGGTATTCCACGATATGTATCCGGAGGCTCCGATCTTCACAACGGTGTTCAGCGACGAACGCCTGTCAAGCAACTTGAAGGATGCGGATATTAGAGCCACCTGGCTGCAGAACCTCCCGGGAGTGAAGGCCAATTTCAAAGGAGTGCTGCCGCTGTATCCCATCGCTATCCGTGATTTTGATTTTAGGGATTTCGACATTGTGTTAAGCTCCAGCAGCGCATTTATGAAAAGCATCCAGGTACCTAAACATACGTTTCACATTTGTTACTGTCACACACCGATGCGGTTTGCCTGGGATTACGATACATATATGGCCCGGCAGTCCAAATCCAACCTGCTCAAAAGCATGCTCAAGCTGTACATGAATCGGTTGAAAACATGGGATGCCAAAACTTCTCGCAACGTAGACCAGTTTGTCGCCAATTCTTCCGTCGTCAAGCGGAGAATTCTGCACTATTACCAACGGGAGGCGGATGTTATTTTCCCTCCTATTAATACGTCACGTTTCGAACGTGCTGCAAGCATCGGTGATTATTACCTGATCGTATCCCGATTGGTGTCCTACAAGCGCATCGATCTGGCGATCGAGGCATTCAAACGCAACGGTCTCAAGCTGCGCATTGTCGGTGAAGGACCGGACCGTAAAAGACTGGAGTCCATGGCTTCCCCGAACATTGAGTTTCTCGGCAGGCTTGAGGATCAAGAGGTTAACAAGCTGATGGCAGAATGCCGGGCGCTCGTTTTTCCGGGAGAAGAGGACTTTGGTATTACGCCTTTGGAGGCGAATGCAGCCGGACGGCCTGTCATCGCTTTTCAGGGCGGAGGCGCGCTGGATACCATTGTCCCTAATGTGAACGGTGTGTTTTTCCGCAAGCATGAGGTGGACGATGTGCTGGAAGCAGTCGCCAGGGTCGAGCAGCATGCATGGAATGTGGATGACATCATCACCCATGCCCGTAAATTTGATGAAAATACGTTCAAGGATCAATTGAAAAAGTATGTAGAGCAAGCCTATGTGAACTTTCTAAAAGGAGGATGA
- a CDS encoding glycosyltransferase family 4 protein, giving the protein MMRVAYIDHTARWSGGEVALYNILTNIGEHIDPLVILAEEGDLADRLRQRDIDVRIVPLDDSIRNRGRNAVNLGAPAAAYRLLAYGRKLAPLLREEKVVCVHTNSLKSALYGAVAAKSAKLPLIWHIRDHIGPPYLKPIVAKGIRLMSRFLPNGVIANSKSTLSALELPPDKKTLVVYSAFAKAITARDASANPRTDDSFNVVLVGRLAEWKGQHILLEAARSFLPDKRVKFWLAGDALFGEEEYKSRLESTMREYGLDNVNLLGHVDDIQGLMQRCDLLIHTSITPEPFGQVIIEGMAAGLPVIASNEGGPKETVVPGETGLLIEPGDPAKLETAIRWMLEHPQERQHMGEKGMERVKQHFVIENTVKDIVHYYKGLLAGV; this is encoded by the coding sequence ATGATGAGAGTGGCTTATATTGACCATACGGCAAGATGGAGCGGCGGTGAGGTCGCGTTGTATAACATCCTGACGAATATCGGGGAACATATCGACCCGCTTGTCATTTTGGCGGAAGAGGGCGATTTGGCGGATCGGCTCAGGCAGCGTGATATCGACGTGCGTATCGTTCCACTGGACGATTCGATTCGTAATCGGGGGCGGAACGCCGTGAATCTGGGTGCGCCTGCGGCAGCCTATCGATTGCTGGCTTACGGCAGAAAACTTGCGCCCTTGCTCCGCGAGGAAAAGGTTGTGTGTGTTCACACCAACTCGCTCAAGTCCGCGCTGTATGGTGCAGTAGCTGCCAAGTCGGCAAAGCTTCCGCTGATCTGGCACATCCGTGACCACATTGGTCCGCCTTACCTGAAGCCAATCGTAGCCAAAGGCATTCGGCTGATGTCGCGTTTCTTGCCCAATGGGGTCATAGCCAATTCCAAATCCACGCTGAGTGCGCTGGAGCTGCCCCCGGACAAAAAGACGCTCGTCGTCTACTCCGCTTTTGCCAAAGCCATCACGGCTCGTGATGCGTCTGCAAATCCACGGACCGATGACTCGTTTAATGTCGTACTGGTCGGCAGACTGGCGGAATGGAAGGGGCAGCATATTTTGCTGGAAGCAGCCCGCTCCTTTTTACCGGATAAGCGGGTGAAATTCTGGCTGGCCGGGGACGCATTGTTCGGTGAAGAGGAATATAAGAGCCGCTTGGAATCCACGATGCGCGAATACGGGCTGGATAACGTCAATCTGCTGGGACATGTCGATGACATTCAAGGCCTGATGCAGCGCTGTGATTTGCTGATCCACACCTCTATTACGCCGGAACCATTCGGCCAGGTCATTATTGAGGGCATGGCGGCAGGGCTGCCGGTGATTGCCTCAAATGAGGGTGGACCGAAGGAAACTGTAGTGCCGGGCGAAACCGGACTGCTCATTGAACCGGGCGACCCGGCCAAGCTGGAGACGGCCATCCGCTGGATGCTGGAACATCCGCAGGAGCGTCAGCACATGGGTGAGAAAGGGATGGAACGAGTCAAGCAGCATTTTGTCATCGAGAACACGGTTAAGGATATAGTTCATTACTATAAGGGTTTGTTGGCAGGAGTCTGA
- a CDS encoding glycosyltransferase family 4 protein, which translates to MSYNNGFRIAATGLSWPSLQPGGLNTYFKSICEQLTAERNTLDALICTDEQPQAPERIRIHSIGSKQQSIWKRRDLMQKYAAELFDKQPVDVLYSHFAPYGVGPALEAKKRGIPVVTTFHGPWTEEMKIEGQGLKHLLKTTMARSIEMKAYGLADKFIVLSETFRDILHEHYKVPLSKIHIIPGAANVERFHPAENRGAVRERLNLPQDATIVLTVRRLVNRMGLLQLLRAWRRVTERHPDHLLLIGGKGPLMEELASKVAEYNLQNHVRLLGYVSDEELPLYHQASNLFVVPTQALEGFGLITVEAMASGLPVLATPVGGNKEILRGFRPELLFQGTDSEAIAQGLLRALDHPELLPNARECREHVLSKYTWGHVAEQVEDVFRQVLDRKAAAK; encoded by the coding sequence ATGTCGTACAATAACGGTTTTCGGATTGCGGCAACGGGTCTTAGCTGGCCGTCCCTGCAGCCAGGGGGGCTAAACACATATTTCAAATCCATCTGTGAGCAGCTGACGGCAGAGCGCAATACGCTGGATGCTTTGATCTGTACTGACGAGCAGCCGCAGGCGCCCGAGCGTATCCGAATTCATTCGATTGGGAGCAAGCAGCAATCCATTTGGAAGCGTAGAGATCTCATGCAAAAATATGCAGCAGAGCTGTTCGACAAGCAACCGGTGGATGTGCTGTATTCCCATTTTGCCCCCTATGGTGTCGGACCGGCGCTGGAGGCGAAAAAACGCGGGATTCCCGTCGTTACTACCTTTCACGGCCCGTGGACAGAGGAAATGAAGATCGAAGGGCAGGGCCTCAAGCATCTGCTGAAAACGACAATGGCTAGATCCATTGAGATGAAGGCCTATGGTTTGGCGGACAAATTTATAGTGCTGAGCGAGACCTTTCGGGATATTTTGCATGAGCACTATAAGGTTCCGCTTAGCAAAATCCATATCATTCCCGGCGCGGCGAATGTAGAAAGGTTCCATCCGGCAGAGAATCGGGGAGCCGTGCGGGAACGGCTGAATTTGCCACAAGATGCGACGATTGTGCTGACCGTCCGTCGTCTTGTTAACCGAATGGGACTGCTGCAGCTACTTCGAGCATGGCGACGGGTAACCGAGCGTCATCCTGATCATCTGCTGCTGATTGGGGGGAAGGGCCCCTTGATGGAGGAACTGGCTTCCAAGGTGGCGGAATACAACCTTCAGAACCATGTTCGGCTGCTCGGTTATGTGTCGGATGAGGAGCTTCCGCTGTATCATCAGGCTTCAAATCTATTCGTTGTGCCGACACAGGCACTGGAGGGTTTCGGTCTGATCACGGTGGAGGCGATGGCTTCAGGGCTGCCGGTGTTGGCTACTCCTGTGGGCGGCAACAAGGAGATTTTAAGAGGATTCCGACCCGAGCTATTGTTCCAGGGAACAGACAGTGAGGCCATCGCTCAGGGACTCCTGCGTGCGCTGGATCATCCTGAGCTTCTTCCGAACGCAAGGGAGTGCCGGGAGCACGTTCTGAGCAAATATACGTGGGGACATGTAGCGGAGCAGGTGGAAGATGTGTTCCGGCAGGTTCTTGACAGAAAGGCGGCGGCGAAATGA
- a CDS encoding glycosyltransferase family 2 protein: protein MNHMSSVPADNRISVVIIAQDDGIRISAAIESCKPFADDIVVIDGGSKDNTIQVAESLGCRVFSNPWPGYAKQRMFGVDKAEFDWIFLIDTDEVVDAELLGDLLKVKETLHDPAKAYSVFRIGDFLGKWMNKGEYLVRLYNRRIYGITNSLVHEMPDVASSQIVNLDGVLWHYGFRSISDHMTRFNKYTDLEAETAFNKGKSFRITRLLLRPPARFVQKYFVQGLYRKGVAGFAVAVFWVMYEFLVCFKHYELTKRRKKLKIVDDGQTDQKGETSYVVQ from the coding sequence ATGAACCACATGTCTAGCGTTCCCGCGGACAATCGGATATCCGTAGTTATTATCGCTCAGGATGACGGCATCCGCATCTCGGCTGCCATTGAATCCTGCAAGCCCTTTGCGGACGATATCGTCGTCATTGACGGAGGGAGCAAGGACAATACGATTCAGGTAGCTGAATCATTGGGCTGTCGGGTGTTTTCCAACCCGTGGCCGGGCTATGCAAAGCAGCGCATGTTTGGTGTCGATAAAGCGGAATTTGATTGGATTTTCCTGATTGATACGGACGAGGTGGTGGATGCAGAGCTGCTTGGAGATTTACTGAAGGTGAAGGAAACACTCCATGATCCGGCCAAAGCATATTCCGTGTTTCGGATTGGCGATTTTCTCGGCAAATGGATGAACAAAGGCGAATACCTCGTTCGTCTGTACAATCGGCGTATTTATGGCATTACGAACAGTCTTGTTCATGAAATGCCGGATGTAGCTTCTTCCCAGATTGTCAATCTGGACGGGGTGCTATGGCATTACGGCTTCCGCAGCATCAGCGATCATATGACACGTTTTAACAAATATACGGATCTTGAAGCAGAGACGGCATTTAACAAAGGCAAATCCTTTCGGATTACCAGACTGCTGCTGCGGCCCCCTGCCCGCTTTGTCCAGAAGTATTTTGTTCAGGGCTTATACCGCAAGGGGGTGGCAGGCTTTGCCGTAGCGGTCTTCTGGGTGATGTATGAGTTTCTCGTCTGCTTCAAGCATTATGAGCTGACCAAGCGGCGAAAAAAGTTAAAGATTGTGGATGATGGACAGACCGATCAGAAAGGAGAAACCAGCTATGTCGTACAATAA
- a CDS encoding lipopolysaccharide biosynthesis protein, which produces MQNLQTLSAPVRTLWSTVIRFAKSKDNSSAAVKTMIFSMLILVVNMLTGVLTARFLGPTGRGEQTAMVNWSQFLAFCMSFGVPSALIYNAKKKPEETGKLYGLALLLATIFGGLATLVGVFLIPYWLRSFSSSVILFAQCSMMMCPLIAISQINNALLQVRSEYKQYNLFRYLVPLSTLLGLVILILTGHISPYTSALAYLLPGLPIYIGVTIRMIRLYKPKIKNSWTQFKNLFTYGMGSYGNDLMGQVSTYIDQILIAGLLRPADLGLYAVAVSLARMVNVFSTSIIVVLFPKASGLNKEDAVAITFRVFRVTSTVTVLAAVMLTLIAPLVFTLLYGPEFKQALTVFRFLVLEVAISGGTMVLAQQFMALGKPKLVTILQGVGLALVIPLLSILVPKYGLTGAGIAMLSSGILRFVFILCNVKFVLKMKIPRLVISKQDFQWLRSTMAHYIRKKPVNG; this is translated from the coding sequence GTGCAAAACTTACAAACATTATCCGCACCTGTCCGGACACTATGGTCTACGGTGATTCGCTTTGCCAAAAGCAAGGATAATAGCTCGGCAGCAGTAAAAACGATGATATTCAGCATGCTGATTCTCGTCGTGAATATGCTGACTGGCGTGCTGACGGCCCGATTCCTGGGTCCTACCGGACGCGGGGAACAGACCGCCATGGTGAACTGGTCCCAGTTTCTCGCCTTCTGCATGAGCTTCGGTGTACCGTCTGCCTTGATCTACAATGCGAAAAAAAAACCGGAGGAAACGGGCAAGCTGTATGGACTCGCCTTGCTGCTGGCTACGATATTCGGTGGCCTGGCGACACTCGTCGGAGTATTTCTGATTCCTTATTGGCTGCGCTCCTTTTCCTCATCGGTCATACTGTTTGCGCAATGCTCCATGATGATGTGTCCGCTCATTGCGATTTCACAAATCAATAATGCATTGCTTCAAGTTCGATCGGAATACAAGCAGTACAATTTGTTTCGTTATCTCGTACCGCTGAGTACGCTGCTTGGTCTGGTGATCCTGATTCTTACGGGTCATATAAGCCCGTACACCTCAGCACTGGCCTATTTGCTGCCAGGCTTGCCGATTTATATCGGTGTGACGATTCGAATGATTCGGCTGTACAAACCAAAGATAAAGAACAGCTGGACACAATTCAAAAATCTCTTTACCTACGGTATGGGATCATACGGCAACGATCTGATGGGGCAGGTTTCTACCTATATTGATCAGATTCTGATTGCAGGCCTGCTCAGACCGGCTGATCTTGGTTTATATGCGGTAGCAGTCAGCCTGGCCCGAATGGTGAATGTATTTTCAACCTCGATTATTGTCGTGCTCTTCCCCAAAGCCTCCGGGCTGAATAAGGAGGACGCGGTGGCAATCACGTTTCGGGTATTTCGCGTGACTTCGACGGTAACCGTTTTGGCCGCGGTAATGCTGACGCTGATTGCTCCGTTGGTATTTACATTGTTATATGGTCCAGAGTTTAAGCAAGCACTTACGGTATTCCGGTTTCTGGTGCTTGAGGTTGCTATCAGTGGAGGGACCATGGTATTGGCACAACAATTTATGGCGCTGGGCAAGCCCAAGCTGGTGACCATTTTACAGGGTGTCGGATTGGCGCTCGTTATTCCATTGTTGTCCATACTTGTTCCAAAATACGGTTTGACGGGTGCAGGGATAGCGATGCTGTCCTCGGGGATTCTACGGTTCGTTTTCATTTTATGCAATGTTAAATTCGTTCTGAAAATGAAAATTCCAAGACTGGTTATTTCCAAACAAGATTTCCAATGGCTCCGATCAACAATGGCACACTACATCCGGAAAAAGCCAGTTAACGGTTAG